The following proteins are co-located in the Chlorocebus sabaeus isolate Y175 chromosome 21, mChlSab1.0.hap1, whole genome shotgun sequence genome:
- the SNX10 gene encoding sorting nexin-10 isoform X2 has protein sequence MILMECIGCIRHSSLTRQPKLPYRSLASARGGLQEFVSVWVRDPRIQKEDFWHSYIDYEICIHTNSMCFTMKTSCVRRRYREFVWLRQRLQSNALLVQLPELPSKNLFFNMNNRQHVDQRRQGLEDFLRKVLQNALLLSDSSLHLFLQSHLNSEDIEACVSGQTKYSVEEAIHKFALMNRRFPEEDEEGKKENDIDYDSESSSSGLGHSSDDSSSHGCKVNTAPQES, from the exons atgatACTAATGGAATGCATTGGATGTATCAGGCATTCAAGTCTTACAAGACAGCCTAAGCTGCCCTACAGGAGCTTAGCATCTGCTAGAGGAGGCCTACAG GAATTTGTAAGTGTCTGGGTTCGAGATCCTAGGATTCAGAAGGAGGACTTCTGGCATTCTTACATTGACTATGAGATATGTATTCAT ACTAATAGCATGTGTTTTACAATGAAAACATCCTGTGTACGAAGAAGATACAGAGAATTCGTGTGGCTGAGGCAGAGACTCCAAAGTAATGCGTTGCTGGT ACAACTTCCAGAACTTCCATCTAAAAACCTATTTTTCAACATGAACAATCGCCAGCATGTGGATCAGCGTCGCCAGGGTCTGGAAGATTTCCTCAGAAA AGTCCTACAGAATGCACTTTTGCTTTCAGATAGCAGCCTTCACCTCTTCTTACAGAGCCATCTGAATTCAGAAGACATTGAGGCGTGTGTTTCTGGGCAGACTAAGTATTCTGTGGAAGAAGCAATTCACAAGTTTGCCTTGATGAACAGACGTTTCcctgaagaagatgaagaaggaaaaaaagaaaatgatatagatTATGATTCAGAAAG TTCATCCTCTGGGCTTGGACACAGTAGTGATGACAGCAGTTCACATGGATGTAAAGTAAATACAGCTCCGCAGGAATcctga
- the SNX10 gene encoding sorting nexin-10 isoform X1 codes for MFPEQQKEEFVSVWVRDPRIQKEDFWHSYIDYEICIHTNSMCFTMKTSCVRRRYREFVWLRQRLQSNALLVQLPELPSKNLFFNMNNRQHVDQRRQGLEDFLRKVLQNALLLSDSSLHLFLQSHLNSEDIEACVSGQTKYSVEEAIHKFALMNRRFPEEDEEGKKENDIDYDSESSSSGLGHSSDDSSSHGCKVNTAPQES; via the exons GAATTTGTAAGTGTCTGGGTTCGAGATCCTAGGATTCAGAAGGAGGACTTCTGGCATTCTTACATTGACTATGAGATATGTATTCAT ACTAATAGCATGTGTTTTACAATGAAAACATCCTGTGTACGAAGAAGATACAGAGAATTCGTGTGGCTGAGGCAGAGACTCCAAAGTAATGCGTTGCTGGT ACAACTTCCAGAACTTCCATCTAAAAACCTATTTTTCAACATGAACAATCGCCAGCATGTGGATCAGCGTCGCCAGGGTCTGGAAGATTTCCTCAGAAA AGTCCTACAGAATGCACTTTTGCTTTCAGATAGCAGCCTTCACCTCTTCTTACAGAGCCATCTGAATTCAGAAGACATTGAGGCGTGTGTTTCTGGGCAGACTAAGTATTCTGTGGAAGAAGCAATTCACAAGTTTGCCTTGATGAACAGACGTTTCcctgaagaagatgaagaaggaaaaaaagaaaatgatatagatTATGATTCAGAAAG TTCATCCTCTGGGCTTGGACACAGTAGTGATGACAGCAGTTCACATGGATGTAAAGTAAATACAGCTCCGCAGGAATcctga